In the Kwoniella pini CBS 10737 chromosome 7, complete sequence genome, one interval contains:
- a CDS encoding GTP-binding protein rhoA yields MSGEIRRKLVIVGDGACGKTCLLIVFSKGMFPEVYVPTVFENYVADVEVDGKKVELALWDTAGQEDYDRLRPLSYPDSHVILICFAIDSPDSLDNVQEKWISEVLHFCQGLPIILVACKKDLRDDQKTIHDLSRMNQRPVSRAEGMSVAQKIGAQGYVECSAKTGEGVREVFQTATKHALQSKKSGRSKKGKGCVVL; encoded by the exons ATGTCCGGAGAGATCAGGCGGAAATTGGTTATCGTCG GTGATGGTGCTTGTGGTAAAACATGTCT CCTCATCGTCTTCAGCAAAGGCATGTTCCCAGAG GTTTACGTCCCAACCGTATTTGAGAACTATGTTGCCGATGTCGAAGTAGACGGTAAGAAGGTAGAACTAGCTCTTTGGGATACTGCTGGTCAA GAAGATTACGA CCGACTCCGACCTCTCTCTTACCCCGACTCCCACGTTATCCTTATCTGTTTCGCCATCGATTCACCTGATTCCCTCGATAACGTGCAAGAGAAG TGGATCTCTGAAGTGCTTCACTTCTGTCAAGGTCTTCCAATCATACTCGTCGCTTGTAAAAAAGATCTCCGAGATGACCAGAAGACCATCCACGACCTATCAAGAATGAATCAAAGACCTGTTTCCCGAGCTGAAGGCATGTCTGTTGCTCAAAAGATTGGTGCACAAGGATACGTTGAATGTAGTGCTAAGACAGGTGAAGGTGTCAGAGAGGTGTTCCAAACCGCTACCAAACATGCTTTACAG AGCAAGAAATCAGGACGATccaagaaaggaaaaggatgTGTCGTACTTTAA